GAGTGCTGCAGTGGGAGATGACAATTTTGCACTTCGGCTCAAATATGGCCTTGGAAAATCATTGGTTGGATTATCTTCTGTCCAATAATTATAAGAATCAGGCATATTTTTCCGGCCATATCCAAAATACCCAAGAAGCTCGCCATCAATCATTTGCCCCCAACGGCTGGTCATAAAAACATTCAGATGAAAGTTTTTATATATAAAGTCATTCTGAAAACCTGCAGTCCAGGTTGGGCTTCCCTGACCAATAATCTGACGATCATCGCTGGCATTAATTGTGTACGGATTTTCAGAAGTATATTCTTCGATAACCACATTGCCATCGTCATCTGTAACTTCTCGGGTCCACACTCCATCCGATTTTTTAGTTAAACTCGACTCAATTTTTACATCACCAGGCAACAGCCCAAATACAGCTGCATCAGCTTCTTCTCCAAGCTGCCATATCCCAATTTTTTTGTAGTTATAAAAAGTACTCTTTGGCGAGCCCATAAACAATCCCAACGAAATTAAATCTTCAACAGTTGTTCCACTTCCTAAATCTATAGAAGTTACCTCCTCCCAGTTTCGGGCAAAAGTCAGAGTCGAATTCCATTTAAAATTTCTGGATTGAATATTCCGTGTATTCAAAGTAAGCTCAAAACCCTTATTTTGCATTTCGGCAATGTTTGCATTCATTTGATATGGAAGTTTTGCAGTATAACCCCCACCTGAATATGGAAGATTTCGGGCATAGATTACATCTTTTGTATCGGTATTATACCATTCCAACGAACCATCGACACGATTATTTAACAAACCGAAATCCAAACCTATATTCAGGTTGTATGATTTTTCCCATCCCAAATCTTCATTACCAACAGCCTGCGTAGGAATATTTGTGGCTACCTGACCACCTCCCAGGTTAAGAACATCGTATCCGCTTGTAACCTCTGATTTTGTTACATAAGCATTAATATTTGAATTACCAGACACACCATATCCTAATCGGAGTTTTAAGTTACTTAACCATGATTGTGTACTTTCCATGAAACTTTCTTCCGAAATACGCCAGGCTACAGCTGCAGCAGGAAAAATATCTGATTTGTTAGCCAGCTGCGAAGCGGCATCATGACGAATTGATGCATTAAAAAGGTATTTTCCTTTATATGAATAAGTAGCACGAGCAGCTAATGAAAACCTTTTTTTATGACTGTAGTAAGAACTGGCAAACGGATTTAAGCCTGCATCAAGATTAAAAAACTCAAAAGTATCATATAAAAATCCTTCGCTATAACTTCCTGAATTTTCAGATTGGCTGTGTGCATAAGAAGAAATTAAGGTAGTAGTTATATCGTGATTTTGATTTATATTGAAACTATAGTTTACAATATTTTCCCAAATATAACTGTAATATAACGACGTATTATACCTGGCGTTACGAATGGCGTTTGCACTTCCAACCAACATCATATAGGTATGATCGCTATTGTAAACTCCATTTCGGCTTGCCGACAATGAAGTTCCTAAAACAGATTTCACTGTTAAACCATCAGCAAGGGTAAACTCTGCATAAGGATTAACAGTTACGGCAATCGATTTTGTATTGTTCGAGTATGTCCCGTCAATATCGTCTGCCAGAAGACTAACAATATCGGTCATTTCTTCAACAGGATAAACATTTATATTGCCATCCTCATCGTAAACATCCCCAACCGGAATCATTCCAAAAGCTTTATTAATTCGGCTCGAACGGGTCTCGCGGTTTTTATAAGTCAATCCTGTTTGAATACCAAATTTTGCCCAATCAGAAGGATTAACATTGACATTACTGCGCATGGTGATTTTATCCTCAAAATCGTTCTTATATATTCCATTTGTTCGGTTATACCCCAACGAGAAGTTGGCTTGCACAACATCAGTTCCACCACGAACCGATAGGTTATAATTTTGCTGCATTCCTGTCTGCAAGGTTTCATCAACCCAATCGACCCATTTCTCCTGATTTATATAATCGCTTATTGAACCAATACCCCATGCAGCGAGCAGTTCATCCTGATTTTTTGAATACTCGCCATTTGTTGCATAATATCCATACTCCAGGTATTCCAACCAATCATCGCCCTGCAAAGCACTTGGGTACGAAGGCCAACCGTTTACACTTACGTACGAATCGAAATCAATTTGAATTTTTCCTTTTTCAGCTTGTTTTGTGGTAATAACAATTACGCCGTTTGCACCAGCTGAACCATAAATGGCAGTAGACGAAGCATCTTTTAATACATCCATTGATGCGATATCATTCGGGTTAAGATTGGAGATACTCCCCTGAATACCATCAATAATATAAATTGGCGCACTGCTTGCAGTAAGAGATCGGTTTCCCCTTAACAAAATGCTTGACCCGGATCCGGCCCTACCGTCGGAACGAGTAATATCCAAACCTGCAACACGCCCTTGAATGGCTTCAACAGGATTTGATACGGGCGACATTTTTATCTCTTCTGCTTTTACTGAAGAAACAGCCCCTGTTAAATCTTTCTTTTTAACGGTACCGTAACCTATTGCAATTACCTCTTCCAGTCCAATAACATCCGCCTCAAGTTGCACATTAATAATCGACTGCTGACCAATTATGACTTCACTCGATTTCATCCCAACAAATGAAAACAGCAGAATATCAGATTCCTCAACACCAGAGATAGAGTACTCTCCATCCACATTGGCCAATACGCCCTTGACAGTTCCTTTAATAACAATGGTAGCCCCTGGCAAAGGCTCCCCGTCATTGTTTGTAACTTTACCAGTTATCGTTCTACCCTGAGGAGCCACAACCTCGGATTTAACTGAATTCTCCGGCATTTTTTCACGAATAATTACCTGGCGGTCAATAATAAAGTAATTTAAATTCTGACCGTCGAGCACCTCGTCCATAATTTCGTTAATTACGGCATTTTCAACACTTACCGAAACCAAACGATTTTCATCGAGCTCCTGCGTTTTGTAGAGAAAAACAAATTCACTTTGTTCTTCAACCTGATCGAATACTTGTTTTACTGTTGAATTGTTTAAGTTTAAGCTCAGTTTAGTTGCTTGCGAATAGGTGGATTTTGCTGCCACCGATACCACAAATAATAGAGAGACCAATACTGTTAACTTCATGATTCTCCAAAGTTGTTTTACGCTTTCCGTACAGGAAAAGCAGGTTAATAGTTTATTTTTCATAAATTTGAAATGTTTGATAAATAATTAAATTACTATTGGTTATTTTATCTTACTCTGGCGGGAAGATGAGCCACCATCATCCCGCCATCCTTTTATTTAAAGCGGTATTTACCGGGTCCGTTTTCTTCAAACGTTCCGTTGGTGAGTTTTTCAATATATTTAAACACACGGTCCATCCCTGCACTAAAATCAAGTTTCCCCGATATCTGTACCTTTTCATTTTTCGGATCAACTATTTCAATATCAATATTAAAATAGCGTTCAAGCGTTGCCATTACTCCCTTTAAACTATCGTCATCAATGCTTATCAGGCCTTCTTTCCAGCGGGTGTAATTTTCGTGCTCAACCTGTTCTATTTTTATTAATTCCGACGATTTTTCGAAGGTCGCTTTTTGGTTGGGTTTAATAATAGCTTTTTCAGCAAACCACGTGTTTCCGGTGCTTTCAATCTGCACACTTCCTTCTTTTAATACGGTTTCAATTGTATTATTTTCAGGATAGGCAGAAACGTTAAACTCCGTTCCAAGAACTTTTACAGCCATTGCAGTTGTTTGTACATAAAACGGTTTATCCTCGTTGTGTTCCACATCAAAAAATCCTTCACCAAACAAAAACACCTCACGTTTTTTTGCTGAAAATTGTTGTGGGGTAATTAAACGACTGCCGGCATTAACCCATACTTCACTTTTGTCGGGTAAACGCACTTTTACTCTTTTTCCATAGGCAACCACCAACAGGTTATGTAAATTTTTTCGTTTTGCAGTAACGTTGCAGGCAATGGTATCTTTACCTATCACCAGTCTATTTTCGAGCGAGTAATCAACAAAATAGTCTGGGCCACTAAGTGTAACAGAACTACCATCGGCCAAATACAACCGGGGTTCAACCATGGTTCCAATCAACAACAACTCTTCCGAGAATTTATAATGTCCCTTATTGGCGAAACCTGACAAATAAACCAAGAAGCCACTTGCCACCAGCACGAATGCTATAGCCGCATATTTTACTGTTGCCACAAACCTGTTGCGCCATTTTTCGCACTTCTCAAGGGTTATAATATCAACTAAAATCTTCCGGTAAATTTTTTCTGACGTGGTATCGGGGTAACTTTTATCGGTAAAAGACAATAATTTCAAATCCTCTTTTAACCTGATCATCTCAGCCTTTTCTTTTGGATATTTTTTGAAATATTGAGCATAATAAGCTTCAGATTCTTCATCTGGTTGAAATACCCATTTCAAGAAGCGTTCATCCTCAATATATCTTTCGTTTCCCTTCATTTCATTTTCGACATTTTACAATAGTTGCTATGAGATGGAAAAAGTGGACAACAAAAATGAACTATTTTATCTGCTGTATAACATGTAAAATAATTGCAGCGACACTGAGGATACTTTATGCTTTAATCGACTAATTATACGATAAACCTGCTTTTTGGCAGAATCGGGCTGAACACCCAATAAATGACCTATCTCCCTATATGTAAGCCTCTTATAAAATTTAAGATATAACAATTCTCGTTGGCTTGCATCAAGATTATCAAGTAGTTTGCGTAGTTGTTCATCTTTCTCTGTTTCGTTTTCTGTCTCCCCAGTTGAAAGTTCATAAGAAAAAACAAATCCATCCGATCTTACCGTTTCTTCTTCCAGCTCCGAAACCACAAAACGTCCGTTTTTTCGGTGTTTCTGATAGATTGTAAGTTTTAATGATTTCAGAAGATAATATTCTAAGTTTTCGGGGCTGGCAAGTTTTTTTCGTTTTGTATAGAGCTCCAGAAAAAGTTCCTGTATGCTGTCCTCCAGGAGTGTAGCATCATTTGTTAACTTTGAACCATAGGCATACAACTTATCAAAAAAGGCCGTATAAATTTGCCGAAAGGCATCCATATCACCATTTTTGAAGGCTCCCCAACATGGGTCCCAGCACTCAGTTTGTTTCGTTTTATCGTTCATAAATCAAGCAATCAGCCTGTTTCGTATTTTCGTTGTTTTGCCTTGTATTGCTCTGCAAAATAATTTAACGAAGCACCAAATATATAAATAAATGTTAACGTTTACATTCTACGAATGTTTGTATATCAACTTATTCAGAAATTACCTTACCGTTAATAATGCAAACGATTTATTGCAAACAATAACAAATAAGTTTAGTTTTGTCCCAACTTTTTTCATGTATTTGCAGCAAACAATTGATATTCAGAGAATAATTCTGGGCAACAATTAATGTAACAGAAGCAAGAAATACGAAAACAAACAAAACATATCGCAAAATATCAAAAGTTTTATCGAAAACTAACGATTTTAACCGTTAGATTTGTGTCCGAAGTAGAATAGAGAAACTTATTAACTAAAGAAAAATAACTTTTACCAATATTTAAAACATGAATTCAAACCAGGAACAAAGCACAAAATCAAGCGTAATTGAACGCCTGGATGCGCTTTACGAATACGACCGCGAGCCGGTATCAAAAAAGAAACTACACGGCTGGAAAACTTTTATAGCCATGTTTGCCGGTGAACATGTGGCGGGTACCGAGTTTGTACTTGGGCCGCTTATGGTAATGCACGGCGTATCGGCAAAAGACTTTATCTGGGGTTTGCTGGTGGGTAATACGCTTGCTGTTTTAAGCTGGGCTTTGCTAACCTCGCCTGTTGCAGTTAAAACACGCCTTACCATTTACTGGCAACTCAAAAAAATAATTGGCCCTTACTTAACCATTGCTTACAGCGCCTTTTATGCTTTTATACTTTGTTTATTGGCCGGTGCTATGGTAAATGTGGCTGTCACCTCTATTTCTATACCTTTCGGAGTTCCTAATCCCGATTACCTTGCAGGAGACTTGTTTCCAAGCGCTCCGTGGATAGCTATTGCTGTTGTTGTTGGAATTGTAATTTCGCTACTGGCCGTTTTAGGTTTTGAAAAAATTGCCCAGTTTTCGAAAATATGCGCTCCGTGGATGGTACTTGTTTTCTTTGCTTCGGGCATTGCAATTATGGCCAAATTAAAAGCTGCCACTCCCGACGAAAGTTTTTGGGAAATAATGTCGCACCGAATTTTTACGGGCGAGCCTATTGGTAACAATTCAAAATATACTTTTTGGCATGTTGCAGGCTTTGCCTGGTTGTGTAATGCTCCGCAACATCTGGGCATGTCCGATGTAACCATTTTTCGTTATGCTAAAAAATGGACACAGGGTTTTGCTTCTGCATTTGGAATGTTCATCGGGCATTTTGGAGCCTGGATTGCATCAGGAATATTGTGTGCCGCGTACCTTTCAGAAGGTTTTACAAATCCACAACCGGGAACAATTGCGTTGTACGGAGCAGGATTTGCCGGTGCCGTTGCTGTTGTTATTGCCGGCTGGACTACAGCCAATCCAACCTTGTACCGCGCAGGATTAGCCATTCAGGTGGTTACCCCTAACTGGAAACGTTGGAAAGTAACTTTTGCTGCCGGGGTGTTTATGATTATTACTGCCTGTATTCCGGCAATTAATGCCAACCTCGACCGTATTGTAGCCTACAACGGATTATTTTTTGTTCCACTCGGTGCCTTTATAATTCTGGATGTTTGGTTATTTCCTAAAATTGGATTAATCAGAGACTTCACGGAAAAAGCGGGAAAAACATTCAGCTGGCCCTCGGCTTTAGCCTGGTTTGTACCGTTTTTAATTTCAATGTTTATATATGGAAAAGATAACTTTGGTTTTTTACAACGTTTAACCGAAGGGAAATTGCCTACCTGGTTAGAAAATGTTAAAATGGACATTACCTTTTTGGTAGGACCCGAATGGTTTATCGCCGCTGTTCTTTACTTACTGTTTAGCTACATTCAGCAAAAAACAAAATCAAACGTTCAACTTATTCAAAAAGGAGGCTTGTCATGAAAAAAATATTAATGATTATCTCGTACCTTGGTTTGGCTTTTACCATACTACCATCAATTTTAGTTGTAAAAGGAACAGTGACTCTACAAAACCACTTTTGGCTAATGAGTATTGGAATGATTCTATGGTTTGGTACTGCCCCGTTCTGGATGAAAAGCCAATCGTTAGATGAAGTTGAAGAAGACGAATAAACATTCAAAAAAAATCAGGCTGTGTTTAAAATATCTGAATTAGTAACCGAATACCATAAAAATCCCTTAGGAATTGAAACGTGTTCTCCTCGTCTGAGTTGGAAACTTAAAAGCGATAAGCACAATGTAATCCAAACCGCTTACCACATAAAATGCGCACTATCGGAGAAAAATCTGAACAGCGGAGTCGACTTGCTGTGGGATTCAGGAAAAGTAGCTGCTGAAGAATCTATTCATGTTTTATACCAGGGAGAAGCCTTAAAAAGTGGTCAACGTATTTTTTGGCAGGTACGGGCATGGAACAATAAAAACGAACAATCAGACTGGAGCGAAACCAATTTTTGGGAAATGGGATTGCTAAACCAGTCAGACTGGCAGGCTAAATGGATTGAACCTGATTTAAACGAAGACACAAAAAAATCAAACCCGTGTCCGTTGCTTCGTAAAAGTTTTCATCTTGAAAAGGAAATAGAAAAGGCTCGAATTTATGTGAGTGCGCATGGTTTATACCAACTGCAGTTAAACGGCAAAAAAGTGGGTGACGAAGAATTTACACCCGGCTGGACCACCTACCACAAACGCTTGCAATACCAGGTTTTTGATGTAACAAAACAGATTTGCAATGGCGAAAATGCCATAGGTGCCATCCTTGGAGATGGCTGGTATCGTGGTTATTTTGGCTGGCAGGGAGAGAAAAACCATTATGGCGAAAAAACAGCCCTGTTGCTTCAATTGCAATTAACTTTCACCGATGGCACTCAACAAACACTAGTAAGCGATAAGAGCTGGAAAGCTGCAACAGGCGCTATTCTTGAATCGGAAATTTACCACGGCGAAGTTTACGATGCCCGTCAGGAAAAACCGGGTTGGGACAGACTTGGATTTAACGACTCTGATTGGCAAAATGTTGTAGAGAAAAGCTATGGTTTTGAGCGCATAACCAACTCCGTTGGCTCGAAAGTTAAAGTTACTCATACGCTTGAAGCAGTAAAAAAAATAATTACTCCAAAGGGCGAAACAGTATTGGATTTTGGACAGAACATGGTAGGCCGTATTCGTTTCTCATTAAAAGCAAAAGCCGGAGAAAAGATTTCGATTTATCATGCCGAAGTACTCGATAAGGAAGGAAATTTTTATACCACAAACCTGCGCCCGGCCAAACAACGTATTACCTATATTTTTAAGGGAAACGAAACGGAAACATATAGTCCGCATTTTACATTTATGGGTTTTCGCTACATAAAAATTGAAGATTACCCCGGGGATGTGAAACCAAATGATTTTACCGGTGAAGCTATTCATTCGGATATGGAATTTACTGGCAATTTTGAATGCTCCGACCCACTAATTAACCAGCTGCAAAGCAACATACAGTGGGGCTTACGCGGTAATTTTTTGGATATACCAACAGATTGTCCACAGCGCGACGAGCGCATGGGCTGGACCGGCGATGCACAGGTTTTTGCACCAACTGCTTGTTTTAACACCAATGCAGCACCATTTTTTGCCAAGTGGCTTAAAGATTTGGAAGCCGAGCAACGCGCCGATGGCAGCGTTCCGTGGGTAGTACCCAACCTGGTTAAAGATGGTGGAGGAACAGGCTGGTCGGATGGTTTTGGGGCAACGGGATGGGCTGATGCCGCCATAATAATTCCATGGGTAGTTTACCAGGCCTATGGCGATACCGCTATTTTAAAAAGCCAGTACAGCTCCATGAAGGCCTGGGAAGAATATATGATTCGCGAAGCCGGAGACAGCTTTTTGTTTAACACCGGTTTTCATTTTGGCGACTGGCTGTCGTTTGCCGAATATTCGAGCTACATTTACAATGCCCCCGATTATGGATTTGCAGGCGCTCACACCGAAAAAGACCTGATTGCCACGGCATATTTCTATTATTCCACCTCGCTAATGGCAAAAATTGCGGACATTACCGGCGAAGAAACTGATGCTGCCAAATACAAATCGCTGCTACCCAAAATAAAAGAGGCTTTTAAAAATGAATTTATAACGCCCAACGGAAGACTTCTTTCCAATACCCAGGCAGCGTATGCCATTGCCCTGACTTTTAACGTTGTTCCAGATGAATACCGAAAAACCATGGCCGGACTACTGGCTAAAAATGTGGAGTATTTTCAACATCTTACCACCGGATTTTTAGGAACCCCGGTACTTTGCGATGCCTTATCGGATATTGGCAGAACCGACCTTGCGTACAAACTACTGTTCAATAAAAAATACCCGTCGTGGCTTTACGCTGTAACCATGGGTGCCACCACCATTTGGGAGCGTTGGGATGGCATAAAACCCGATGGTTCATTCCAAAACGAAGGTATGAACTCGTTTAACCATTATGCTTACGGCGCCATTGGCAACTGGCTGTACACCAGGGCTGCCGGAATACAAAGCCACCCCGATTTTCCGGGCTATAAAAAAACGATTATCAAACCAGAATTAACCGACAAACTTGATTTTGCCAAAGCGACAC
Above is a genomic segment from uncultured Draconibacterium sp. containing:
- a CDS encoding TonB-dependent receptor, with amino-acid sequence MKLTVLVSLLFVVSVAAKSTYSQATKLSLNLNNSTVKQVFDQVEEQSEFVFLYKTQELDENRLVSVSVENAVINEIMDEVLDGQNLNYFIIDRQVIIREKMPENSVKSEVVAPQGRTITGKVTNNDGEPLPGATIVIKGTVKGVLANVDGEYSISGVEESDILLFSFVGMKSSEVIIGQQSIINVQLEADVIGLEEVIAIGYGTVKKKDLTGAVSSVKAEEIKMSPVSNPVEAIQGRVAGLDITRSDGRAGSGSSILLRGNRSLTASSAPIYIIDGIQGSISNLNPNDIASMDVLKDASSTAIYGSAGANGVIVITTKQAEKGKIQIDFDSYVSVNGWPSYPSALQGDDWLEYLEYGYYATNGEYSKNQDELLAAWGIGSISDYINQEKWVDWVDETLQTGMQQNYNLSVRGGTDVVQANFSLGYNRTNGIYKNDFEDKITMRSNVNVNPSDWAKFGIQTGLTYKNRETRSSRINKAFGMIPVGDVYDEDGNINVYPVEEMTDIVSLLADDIDGTYSNNTKSIAVTVNPYAEFTLADGLTVKSVLGTSLSASRNGVYNSDHTYMMLVGSANAIRNARYNTSLYYSYIWENIVNYSFNINQNHDITTTLISSYAHSQSENSGSYSEGFLYDTFEFFNLDAGLNPFASSYYSHKKRFSLAARATYSYKGKYLFNASIRHDAASQLANKSDIFPAAAVAWRISEESFMESTQSWLSNLKLRLGYGVSGNSNINAYVTKSEVTSGYDVLNLGGGQVATNIPTQAVGNEDLGWEKSYNLNIGLDFGLLNNRVDGSLEWYNTDTKDVIYARNLPYSGGGYTAKLPYQMNANIAEMQNKGFELTLNTRNIQSRNFKWNSTLTFARNWEEVTSIDLGSGTTVEDLISLGLFMGSPKSTFYNYKKIGIWQLGEEADAAVFGLLPGDVKIESSLTKKSDGVWTREVTDDDGNVVIEEYTSENPYTINASDDRQIIGQGSPTWTAGFQNDFIYKNFHLNVFMTSRWGQMIDGELLGYFGYGRKNMPDSYNYWTEDNPTNDFPRPYLSRSAKLSSPTAALNYVDGSFIKVKNVTLGYDFPEKLNRSLGLSNLHIYGTLYNPLVYSKSKILKGVDPETNASDSFPLYRQIVFGINMSF
- a CDS encoding family 78 glycoside hydrolase catalytic domain, with translation MFKISELVTEYHKNPLGIETCSPRLSWKLKSDKHNVIQTAYHIKCALSEKNLNSGVDLLWDSGKVAAEESIHVLYQGEALKSGQRIFWQVRAWNNKNEQSDWSETNFWEMGLLNQSDWQAKWIEPDLNEDTKKSNPCPLLRKSFHLEKEIEKARIYVSAHGLYQLQLNGKKVGDEEFTPGWTTYHKRLQYQVFDVTKQICNGENAIGAILGDGWYRGYFGWQGEKNHYGEKTALLLQLQLTFTDGTQQTLVSDKSWKAATGAILESEIYHGEVYDARQEKPGWDRLGFNDSDWQNVVEKSYGFERITNSVGSKVKVTHTLEAVKKIITPKGETVLDFGQNMVGRIRFSLKAKAGEKISIYHAEVLDKEGNFYTTNLRPAKQRITYIFKGNETETYSPHFTFMGFRYIKIEDYPGDVKPNDFTGEAIHSDMEFTGNFECSDPLINQLQSNIQWGLRGNFLDIPTDCPQRDERMGWTGDAQVFAPTACFNTNAAPFFAKWLKDLEAEQRADGSVPWVVPNLVKDGGGTGWSDGFGATGWADAAIIIPWVVYQAYGDTAILKSQYSSMKAWEEYMIREAGDSFLFNTGFHFGDWLSFAEYSSYIYNAPDYGFAGAHTEKDLIATAYFYYSTSLMAKIADITGEETDAAKYKSLLPKIKEAFKNEFITPNGRLLSNTQAAYAIALTFNVVPDEYRKTMAGLLAKNVEYFQHLTTGFLGTPVLCDALSDIGRTDLAYKLLFNKKYPSWLYAVTMGATTIWERWDGIKPDGSFQNEGMNSFNHYAYGAIGNWLYTRAAGIQSHPDFPGYKKTIIKPELTDKLDFAKATLQTVYGQIKSEWKLENGHLQLTVTLPPNTTATVFVPGKENTYTEHEMGSGTMVFESKIE
- a CDS encoding FecR family protein encodes the protein MKGNERYIEDERFLKWVFQPDEESEAYYAQYFKKYPKEKAEMIRLKEDLKLLSFTDKSYPDTTSEKIYRKILVDIITLEKCEKWRNRFVATVKYAAIAFVLVASGFLVYLSGFANKGHYKFSEELLLIGTMVEPRLYLADGSSVTLSGPDYFVDYSLENRLVIGKDTIACNVTAKRKNLHNLLVVAYGKRVKVRLPDKSEVWVNAGSRLITPQQFSAKKREVFLFGEGFFDVEHNEDKPFYVQTTAMAVKVLGTEFNVSAYPENNTIETVLKEGSVQIESTGNTWFAEKAIIKPNQKATFEKSSELIKIEQVEHENYTRWKEGLISIDDDSLKGVMATLERYFNIDIEIVDPKNEKVQISGKLDFSAGMDRVFKYIEKLTNGTFEENGPGKYRFK
- a CDS encoding sigma-70 family RNA polymerase sigma factor, whose protein sequence is MNDKTKQTECWDPCWGAFKNGDMDAFRQIYTAFFDKLYAYGSKLTNDATLLEDSIQELFLELYTKRKKLASPENLEYYLLKSLKLTIYQKHRKNGRFVVSELEEETVRSDGFVFSYELSTGETENETEKDEQLRKLLDNLDASQRELLYLKFYKRLTYREIGHLLGVQPDSAKKQVYRIISRLKHKVSSVSLQLFYMLYSR